One segment of Paenibacillus sp. FSL R7-0337 DNA contains the following:
- a CDS encoding CpsD/CapB family tyrosine-protein kinase → MLRLNRSLIADMNPSSHVSESFRSLRTYIRQLGLLKGPGGQVLLFTSAEGGEGKTTILSNLAVSFVQDGKKVAVVDCNLRKPGLHSVFDVEGSQGLAAYLSGYEEAKDVLVYGSLANLAVIPAGVSTVSPPDLLGSERMTGLLTELKASFDLILLDSPQAVDYSDARILAPLSDGVVIVARHGRTKREALRKLKGLMEQTGVRILGIAMNQTK, encoded by the coding sequence ATGTTACGGCTGAATAGAAGTCTAATCGCGGATATGAACCCGTCATCGCATGTGTCCGAATCCTTCCGCTCGCTGCGCACGTATATCCGCCAGCTCGGCTTGCTGAAGGGACCAGGCGGTCAGGTGCTGCTCTTCACTTCAGCAGAGGGCGGTGAAGGCAAGACCACCATTCTTTCCAATCTGGCCGTATCCTTCGTACAGGACGGCAAGAAGGTGGCGGTGGTGGATTGTAACCTGCGGAAGCCCGGCCTGCATAGCGTCTTCGATGTGGAAGGCAGCCAGGGGCTGGCAGCTTACTTAAGCGGCTACGAGGAAGCTAAGGACGTTCTGGTATACGGCAGCTTGGCGAATCTGGCGGTCATCCCTGCCGGAGTGAGTACGGTCAGTCCGCCGGATCTGCTCGGCAGCGAAAGAATGACCGGGCTGCTTACGGAGCTGAAGGCAAGCTTCGATCTGATTCTGCTGGATTCTCCGCAGGCGGTTGATTACAGCGATGCACGGATTCTGGCCCCACTCTCGGACGGGGTGGTCATTGTCGCCAGACACGGCCGGACGAAGCGCGAAGCTCTCCGCAAGCTGAAGGGTCTCATGGAACAGACAGGTGTAAGGATTCTCGGAATAGCAATGAACCAGACCAAGTAG
- a CDS encoding Wzz/FepE/Etk N-terminal domain-containing protein, which produces MEKTILDYINLIKKKLWLIMVFVLISCATTFYVSKNFVAPVYSASGQLLVNNVVNVPESNNLNALNFSLNLIESYKEIMKSPTIMKSVIAEHPEFGLTAGQLAAKLQIKSSEKSQVINLTVEDKDYGTAATIVNAVSQTFIRSLPALMNLDNVTFLTPADPAAQPLPVNGGVTMNILISFVVSLMAAVGLILLMETLNGTLRNEKEAEFELGLPVIASIPAIRKRDFGSADNDKARVGEGKYVTAE; this is translated from the coding sequence GTGGAAAAGACGATTTTGGATTACATTAACCTGATAAAGAAAAAATTATGGTTAATCATGGTATTTGTACTTATCTCCTGCGCCACCACCTTCTACGTCAGTAAAAATTTCGTTGCACCCGTCTACTCCGCCTCTGGACAGCTACTGGTCAACAACGTTGTGAATGTCCCCGAGAGCAATAATCTCAACGCGCTGAACTTCAGTCTTAACCTCATCGAGAGCTATAAGGAAATCATGAAGTCCCCAACCATTATGAAGAGTGTGATCGCGGAGCATCCCGAGTTCGGTCTGACGGCGGGCCAACTGGCTGCCAAGCTGCAGATCAAATCCTCGGAGAAAAGCCAGGTGATCAATCTGACCGTGGAGGATAAGGATTACGGCACCGCAGCTACGATTGTAAATGCGGTTTCGCAGACCTTCATCCGCAGCCTGCCGGCACTGATGAACCTGGATAATGTTACATTCCTGACTCCGGCTGATCCTGCAGCCCAGCCTCTGCCGGTCAACGGCGGGGTGACCATGAATATTCTGATTAGCTTCGTGGTGTCACTGATGGCCGCGGTCGGGCTTATCCTGCTGATGGAGACGCTGAACGGTACGCTGAGAAACGAGAAGGAAGCGGAATTCGAGCTTGGTCTTCCGGTCATTGCCAGTATTCCGGCAATCCGCAAACGCGATTTCGGCAGTGCGGATAATGATAAGGCAAGAGTAGGGGAGGGCAAATATGTTACGGCTGAATAG
- a CDS encoding response regulator transcription factor, producing MKIVIVDDHPLVRRGLASVISMQSNLQFAGEATNGQEALLVIEEIQPDLVLIDLKLADESGLDIIKEARVRGFSCKFILLTSSASREDFLKAEEVLVDGYVLKEALPEELLFAIQLVHKGRKYYDPGLMEDKMRMSGSSPTDELTPKEKEVLIELGQGACNREIASRLFISEFTVKKHVSQILAKLQVADRTQAALYANAVGLTKYEMSYD from the coding sequence GTGAAAATCGTCATTGTTGATGATCACCCTTTGGTGAGAAGAGGATTGGCATCTGTGATATCGATGCAGTCCAATCTGCAGTTTGCCGGCGAAGCAACGAATGGCCAAGAAGCACTTCTCGTGATTGAGGAGATACAGCCTGATCTTGTGCTGATTGATCTGAAGCTTGCCGATGAATCGGGCTTGGATATTATCAAGGAAGCACGCGTGCGCGGATTCTCATGCAAGTTCATCCTGCTAACGTCCTCAGCCAGCCGGGAAGATTTCCTGAAGGCGGAGGAAGTGCTGGTAGACGGTTATGTACTGAAGGAAGCTCTGCCTGAGGAATTACTGTTCGCAATTCAACTGGTTCACAAGGGCAGGAAGTATTACGATCCCGGGCTGATGGAAGATAAGATGCGTATGAGCGGCAGCAGTCCTACGGATGAGCTTACACCCAAAGAGAAGGAAGTTCTGATTGAGCTGGGACAGGGGGCCTGCAACCGTGAGATTGCTTCACGCCTGTTCATCAGCGAATTCACCGTCAAGAAGCATGTCAGCCAGATTCTGGCGAAGCTGCAGGTGGCGGACCGGACGCAGGCGGCTTTATACGCCAATGCTGTCGGGCTTACCAAATATGAGATGTCATACGATTAA